A genomic region of Papaver somniferum cultivar HN1 chromosome 7, ASM357369v1, whole genome shotgun sequence contains the following coding sequences:
- the LOC113298295 gene encoding probable polyamine oxidase 4, whose protein sequence is MEQKDSLFNNDNNNNNVDGTFFSHTDRQPSPPSVIVVGGGISGIAAARALRDASFKVLLLESRDRIGGRIHTDYSLGCPIDLGASWLHGVCNENSLAPLIRGLGLTLYRTSDDDSVLYDHDLESYVLFDMEGNQIPQQLVMEVGNIFRTILKETEKVRNESVDDMSVLKAILIVLDKNPDLRLEGLAHEVLQWYLCRMEAWFAADADKISLKNWDQEDVLTGGHGLMVEGYYPVVKALAKDIDICLNHRVTKISSGCSKVELTLEDGRNLIADAAIITVPHGVLKAELIEFEPKLPKWKADAISDLGVGNENKIALLFDTVFWPNVEFLGVVAPTSYACGYFLNLHKATGNPVLVYMAAGTFADDIQKFSDEAAANFVMSQLKKMLPDATEPVQYLVSRWGSDPNSLGSYTYDLVGKPADLYERLKAPVGSLFFGGEAVSTDHSGSVHGAYSAGLQAAEDCRRYLLERLGNLEVFQLISSREDVIESMVPLQISRM, encoded by the exons ATGGAGCAAAAGGATTCTCTCTTCAACAATGACAACAATAATAACAATGTGGATG GTACTTTTTTCTCACATACCGATAGGCAACCTTCCCCTCCTTCCGTCATTGTGGTAGGTGGTGGCATATCGGGAATTGCAGCTGCTCGTGCCCTTCGCGATGCATCTTTTAAG GTACTCTTGTTGGAATCAAGAGATAGAATTGGTGGTCGAATTCATACGGACTACTCACTTGGTTGTCCCATCGACTTGGGAGCATCATG GTTACACGGTGTTTGCAATGAGAACTCCCTGGCTCCACTTATACGTGGCCTAGGGCTTACGTTATACCGTACTAGTGATGATGACTCGGTGCTGTATGACCATGATTTAGAAAG CTATGTGCTTTTTGATATGGAGGGGAATCAAATTCCTCAGCAGCTGGTAATGGAAGTTGGAAATATATTTAGGACAATTTTGAAAGAG ACAGAAAAAGTTAGAAATGAAAGTGTGGATGACATGTCTGTTCTAAAGGCTATTTTGATTGTTCTGGATAAGAACCCAGATTTGAG ACTAGAAGGTCTTGCCCACGAAGTCCTGCAATGGTACTTATGTAGAATGGAAGCATGGTTTGCTGCAGATGCAGACAAGATATCATTGAAAAACTGGGACCAG GAGGATGTTCTAACTGGTGGTCATGGACTTATGGTGGAGGGATATTATCCCGTGGTAAAAGCGCTTGCGAAAGACATTGACATTTGCTTGAATCACAG GGTTACAAAGATATCTAGTGGCTGTAGTAAAGTGGAACTGACTTTAGAAGATGGGAGAAATCTTATTGCGGATGCTGCCATAATCACAGTACCCCATGGAGTTCTCAAAGCTGAACTTATTGAGTTTGAGCCGAAGCTACCTAAGTGGAAAGCAGATGCCATTTCTGATCTTGGTGTTGGTAACGAGAACAAGATTGCATTGCTTTTTGACACAGTCTTTTGGCCGAACGTAGAGTTTTTAGGCGTTGTTGCACCAACATCATATGCATGTGGTTATTTTCTCAATCTACACAAGGCAACAGGCAACCCTGTCCTAGTCTATATGGCAGCTGGAACATTTGCTGACGACATACAGAAATTCTCCGATGAGGCTGCGGCCAATTTTGTGATGTCGCAGCTCAAGAAAATGCTACCTGACGCAACAGAGCCG GTACAGTACCTTGTATCGCGCTGGGGAAGTGACCCAAATTCGCTTGGTTCTTACACTTATGACTTGGTGGGAAAGCCTGCTGATTTGTACGAGAGGCTTAAGGCTCCAGTAGGTAGTCTCTTCTTCGGAGGGGAGGCTGTTAGTACGGACCATTCCGGTTCAGTACATGGTGCTTACTCGGCAGGATTGCAGGCTGCAGAAGATTGCCGAAGGTATCTTTTAGAGCGACTGGGTAACTTGGAAGTCTTTCAGCTCATTTCTTCAAGGGAAGATGTCATTGAATCAATGGTTCCTCTCCAAATCTCCAGAATGTGA